The genomic region ATTATCCTAGAACACACACTGTAGCAAACAATAACAAATCGGTCGGATTCGATTCGATTGGGATCACATCGAATCGAATCTACTCGAATCCTATCTAATCCTATTGAATCCACTAAGTACTAGCACACATGCCTAAGAAAGAAACCCCTAATTTACATCTACGAGCAAGCATTGGGGATTTTTTGACTCATCGGAGCTTGCGCAGTCGCAGAGAACCGAGGCCGGGTGAAAACCCCGTCGGGAAGAAGAGAGGTGGTGGAGTAGAGGAGGAGCCGGCCCTGGCAACGGCCGGCGGCATCGGCCCCATGCTCATGGCCAttgacgatgtcctggactagggggtactcaccaagtcgtctcccgaccaggtggatcgggccgaggacccccatggcggtttactcatgggccacttcgggcagcccatgtcgCATTtcaaggaatattccacaagacttgatgatcaagacaaagactcctctccaccaacgtattcgactaggactcttgttatcctaggcctccggtacattatataagccgagaccaggctagtcgatagattattatgacattattcatcatacccttaggttttagaccacaacagatcgatgatctcgtggtagatcaactgtaCTTGATacttcatcaatataaacaagagcaggacgtagggttttacctccatcaaaagggcccgaacctgggtaaaacatcatctcCTTCgttcttgttaccatcgatccgagATCCACAACTCAGGACCCCTACCCCgcgatctgccggttttgacaccgacagccacgcCGGAGGTCGAGGAGGACGGCGCGCCGACAGGAGAAAACCCTTGGACGGGGGTCAAGAAACCCCCCTGCCCAATGGGGTCCCAAGAAGCGGCGGTTCCGTCGACGGCGCCAGCGCCGAGCCCACGACCACGAGGTCCGGAAATAGCATCAGAGCAGGAACGACCGGCACCGCATTGGGCGGCCCTCGTGGTGGCCGGCAGCAGATGGGGGAGACGCCAGGTCCCTGCCCGAGTTCTGGAGCCCGGCCACCCAGCGCTCTTGGATGCTGGCGATGCGCTGATCGACAGGGGTCAGAGGACGGCGTGACGGTGGGCGAGGCAGAGCCAtcgaaggagaggagagggaggggcggcGAGGCAGCGAGGCGTGCGCGGTGGGAACAGTGCGGGGTGATGACAGGAGAGTGGGAGGGGGGTTATGAGACGTCCCCTCCGTCTCCCGCGCCGCCGGAGGCGTGCAACCTCCTCACACACGTGGCCGCGCCGAGCCAGACTCGCGAGAAACTACCGATTCGACAGTTTTCGCTGGGCCAGGCTGAGGCCTGctttaagagcatctctagcagaccctttAAAAGTGGTCAACCCCGTAAAAATCCGCGTTTTCAATTTCGAGGTGTCAAAAAACGTCCCGAATAGAGCCCGCAAAAGTGGTCAAACCCGTAATTTTTTTGCAGGCCCCTGAGAATCCATCCCACGACCCTTTTATTTACATATTTGGAGGCAAAATATAAGGGAGACTGAAAATCAGTCAACGCTACGCGACAAGAAAATTCCGCCATACGCACGCGGACTCCGATGACCTTCCGCCATGGAACTCGCCGAAAACTCGTTGTTTACAGCTGTTGCGGCGTCGGCCTGCGGAGTAGATCGCAGGAGCAATGGCTAGAGACTCGAGCAACTACGGCGACGAAGGAGCTCTTGATCGATCTGGCCAAGGACGAGCTAGCTAGCTATCAAGCCTGGATCGACCCCACCACGAACGATTCAggagcttgctagctagctagctcccggATCCATCCCGTCACGGGCAAGCTAGCTAGCTCCTGGATCCATCCGGCAACGGAGGAGTTGCTCCTGGATCGATCGACGACTACAACGGACGACGGGAATTGACTATGAACACGGGCGAGAGGAAAGAAGAAGACGTGGGGAAGAATATACGCGAATATTCGTTTTTACGGTTCGAGTTTACGGGGTCTGTTTGACCGTAACTCAAACCGCCTCTTAAAATGCGTTTTCCGCGAACTGAAAACCGCGTTTTCAGTTCCGCGGTTTAAGTTGTGATTTGGGTTTGCCTCGGGCGTTCGCCTGGGCCGGGCCGGCGCCGACActcatcgacctcacggaccccgaggacgacgccgccgccgcctagggcagcgcgccacctcgtagtttaggctgtttttattttttttaaatgcaaatgtggacacatggactttcgccggccttcgtggccggctttaatgtttaattaatgtagTTTCTCTTTTTTAAATATGCAAGCGTTCATTTTTTTGGCGCCGTCTAAAATGGGTTGTAGACCAACATTGGGCGCAGGTGCCGACCCAAATGCGGAAGCGGGCATCCGTGTCCGCCTGGCCGACCTAAACGGACAAAAAACGAACGAAATcgacgtccgtttgggtcggtccgttggagttgctctaaggttGGTGCAGACCACGAATCGCATGCAACCAGCCAACCAAATAGGCCACGCACATCCCGCGCGGGTCTGGTTGGGCTGCATGCGGGCAACCGAACGCGCCCCAAGTGCTGCGAATGGACCTGTGTTTGTGTAATTCAAGTGTATCCGTGCTTGAACTTCTGACTAGACAAGTACAGGAACGGAGGAACCCCGGGGTGGAATGGTTTGGCCATTTGGGCGCGCAGGCACGCAACGATGGACGTCACGATCGAAGCATTTCATTTCAAGGACTAAATTTCCTAATCCGCGACGCGCCTTTTCCGGTTGGTTGGTTATCATCAATCCATCTGAAGACGGCATCATGGTTAGCCGGACGCATGATTGGCCGCTGGCCAGGAGAAACCCCGGTACATCCCCATCCGTCGCCCTCGCCCAGAAGCCAGAATGCGCCGAGCACACGCCACCGCCTACCACTACCCATTCAACCACCCCGCCGTCGCcggcccgcgccgcgccgcgctTCCCTGCACTACCAGTCTACCCCTACGTTGCGCCGGTCGCCGGCGCTGCGCGTCACGCGTGCTGCGCCGTGCGTGACGGCGGACGGAGCGGGCGTGCCGTGCACGCGACGCGGACGGGTCGGGGCGTTCGGTCGGGCCGCGGGCGGAGCCACCAACGagcgaacaataaaaaattataacaaGAATAAACAAACAAAGCGCAGGAATCTACGGCGGAAAACAACGAGGGGACGCGGGAGCCGTCCCAGAAAATATCCGGCTCGTTGGCTTCCCCGAGCGAGCGCAAGTGACACTCCCTCCCTCCTCTCCGCCCTATCCGACCCGGCCCAACCCAATCCGTCCTCCCCGATATACCACCGGAAAACTTGCTGAGATAACACCGGAGGTGGAGACAAGGGGGAGAGGATCGGACCGTACCGTACCGCCCTGTTTGTTAACCAGCAATCATAGTCCAGCGCCAGAGAGTAAAGAAGGAGAGAAACCCTCCCCTCCTCCTCGTTCCCTTCATCCCCCATCACTCCCTCCCCCCACCCTGACAACCCACCGCGGGCGGAGCTGAGAGAGGGAGGAGAAGAGTGGAGGCTTCGCGGGGGAGAGATGCAGCGGCGGCGGGCGCAGACGTGGGCGGGGGTGGGGAagacggcgcaggcggcggcggcgcacgccgCGCTCTTCTGCTTCACGCTCCTCCTCGCGCTCAGGGTCGACGGCCGCACCGACTCCTCCTGGTGGTACGCCCCGTAAACCCTAGCTAGCTCCCCGCGCgcccccggctcgccgccgcgtcGATCTGATTCGGCCGGTTGGTGTCGACCCTGGTTGGTTAGTTGCGCGGCGCGAGCTGCTGCTCTGTTTCCCTTTCCGCGGGATGCAGATTCAGTCTAGAGGGTCCAGCGATGCGGATGCCCGCGTTCGCTCCGCGGGCAGACTCCCTGTGCCCGCTCGATTCGGGCGGTGCACTGATCTGTCCTGGGGCGAGTTACTCTGGTTAGGAATGAGTTAGGGAGAGTGATCTAGTGTTAAATCGTGCCTGCCCGTGTTTCAGGTTGGAATTTAGCTCATGCTACCCAGTGCGCTTCTGGCTGTAGCTTCCCTGCTGAATTTCGTGACTTTGAGATCTTGTTAATTCGCAATGGCTGTGTGTTTCTAGGAAGTTTGAGCTCTGATATCAATATAATATAATTAAGGCAACCCAACTGTACTGTACATCGCTAATCAAGGCAACCCAGCTCTACTGTACATGGCTGGTTTGTGTGTATGCGGTGACAAAGCTAACATCAATTGTTAATCACCTTCTTATTTCGATTACGTAGGATTATATTCATCCCGCTATGGCTATTTCATGGAGTGGCTGCCCGTGGAAGGTTTTCAATGCCGGCCCCTTCATTACCTCATGGGCGTCATGTAAGATTTAGTACTGATTTGggcagttttttgttgttgttgcatatGCGTATGCAAGTGTTGTTTGTTTGCCGTGCATTGTATCTGACAAGTCCGTTCCCTATGTGTAGTGGGCTCCTTGTCATTCTGTTGTTGCAGCACCATTGCTAATCGCCTTCGAGCTGCTTCTTTGCATATATCTTGAAAGTTTAAGAGGTATGTGCTGAAGTTGCTAGATGAATGAAGCTTTGTCAAATCATATCTTATGGTTTGGTGTTATTGTTATCCCTACTCTATTCTCTGACCCCCCCACCTTGTCTTTCCTTTGTTTTTCCACAGTTAAGAATCATCCAGCTGTTGACATGAAGATCGTGTTCCTTCCTCTGCTGACTTTTGAAGTGATTATTCTTGTTGACAATTTTAGGTAagatatcttctccttttttgatGCCTACATAGTAGTACTCTACTTTCCATTTTTACGTATACGCAGATGCAGTGTTATGCATGAATTTAAGTGGATTTGCCTGTTTCCTTGCTTACATTATCTGTAATAAGTTTGGCTGAAATTATTATAGTTTATCCTGTTAGATTGTAGGTTCTTCTTCTGACTAGGTAACGAGCACAGGTGAAAGCTGTCATGATAATGATATATGTTAGTGCTTCCTGCTCATCATTCTTGTAACTTTCTACCTTGCTCAGATTATATCTGGAATTCTAGACGAATAATCTGTCCACATTTCTAATGTGGTGTGCACCCATCAGAAGCAGTTAGATCCGTTTTCGCACAACCCCCACTCACACAAGAGCCATTCAACTAGGGCAGCTTAAGTAGGGAATTGGCTTCATACACATGGGTGCAGTTGCGTTCTATACTGGACAAAAAATCAAACTTGTACCACATGTGCATTTGCAAAAATTCGTGCAAAAATATAACTACATGTCTACTGTCCTAATAAGACCAGATGATTTCAAACCTAGCAGTTATAGGTGTACACATTTGTGGTACAATTTACAAATGATCATACTTTTTCATAATGTTTTTGCAAGTGTACATGTCATAGCATGTTGTACATCTATGTTTTTCTCCACAgatttttgaaatgtaaaaattgCAGTTTTGAAATGATGCAGATGCACCCAGGTGTGGAATCCGCATTCAACTTCAGTGTTTTACCCGGTTAAAAAACTTCAGTGCTGATTGCTGCTTTAGCTAACAACTGTCTAGTAATTGGTCAAACCTTGATGGTACCACTAATTTAGAACAACATGAAGGAATTCCAATTGTCTGTTCACTTTTCTTGCCTCTCCATTCTCAATGTATGCCTTTTGTGCGCTATTTTTCATCCAGAACAAAGTTTCTGAGTAAAATGGTTGTCTCTGTTCCCAAATTGATGTGTTAGAAAAAGTATCAACACATTGAATTTTAGTTTAAGCATTGAAAATGGCAACGACACTGATTCTGAGTTTAGAGTTCTGTTAGATTAGATAGCTTCCATGTTTGCTCCAGGAGACTTAAAATTCCCACACTATTTAAAGAAAACGGAGACCTATATCGTTTACTTTTGGTGGGTATAGATTGCAATGGTGCAGATTAATCGTATACATCTGGTTGATACTGGTGTGTAAAAATAAGCATTTAGAGTTGTATAAAGTACAGCTCTATTCCAATATAAATGTATTATAATATCTACAGCTCTAtttaattatattttttattccattTATACACACTAATAAGATGATGGTATTCACCCTGAAGTTATGAATTGTAGTTGTAATCATCATTATGCAAATTGGCATCCAATTCTTCAAACTATTGTTATTTCAATCCCTTCTTAGCTGCTTCAGTTATGTAACTTTGGACCTTATTTTTTAAAAGACCACCCTGGATGGAATTGTATACTATCAACCGTAACATAGTTTGTTATTATGTGACAATAATTATGATTGTAGTAACTATGGATCTTAACTTGTATATGTTTCCTTTTATGTGTTTTCTGTTGTTCAGAATGTGTAAAGCTCTAATGCCAGGGGATGAAGAAAGCATGAGCGACGAAGCTATTTGGGAGACGCTTCCTGTAAGTTTTCTCGTACTAGTGGATCCGAAAGTGGAACCTTCTTGAAATTAATCACAGTTCAAAATTTTCTTCCCTGAAGTGAACATATATTTACAACATCTCCTTTTGTTCACAAGGAAAAATAATGCTaaagaaatactccctctgtctcaaaataagtgtcgttgatttagtacaactttcaACTTTGTACTGAAtcaacgacacttattttgggacggagggagtattttgatACGGATGCCACTCACTTATAGAACTGAAAGTCATGCAACAGACAGCTAACTTTTTGTTTCGTTGGTAACTTTCTATTTCTGTTCGTAACAGATTGTAAATAAAAATATAATGATGTGATGCAAAGTAATTACTAGATTGAATACATTATACAGCCCCTTTCAGATTGTACAGAGATTTGAATTATTCtatgtagcacaaaacacaaacTTGGCCCAGCTGTTGATATGTCTTGCATCAACTCACCATGAAATAATGCATTGCAGAAATATGTCAGTTAATTGTTAAACCTCAGGACTAATTCACCAAATGTATGGTTGGATCATTTCATTCTCTTTGATATTGATGCTCTAGTTGTAGTGCACAATTTGTCAAATTATATGAACATACTAACACCCTCTTGGAGCCTTGGCGCAGCGGTAAAGCTGTTGCCTTTGatcatgaggtcacgggttcgagtcaccctgcgcaagcgggagctacgtgcaTCTGGCTGCCCTTTTTTTATACTAACACCCTCTTCTTCAGTTGTCAGTTCACACATTGATAGCTTCCAGAATACAAATTTGCCCACTTTATTTATCTGGTAATCATAATTTCTTTAGTTGGCAGGATCATATTATTTTGGACACTGGCAGTGTCCTAAACATTAACCACTAACTTCCATTCTAAAATATTTCAAAAACCCAACTGAGAGATATCAAGCTCCGAAGGTTCAACTATCACTTTATTCATTAAACTGCTGAACAGTCTACAAAACAGTTAGCTAAATTGATGATGgaggggccacatgtcagttatcaTCTGCAGCCCTCTCTTCCTTCTATTACCTGGACATGGTAGAAGAGAGTGAGCCTCAGCAGAGGTAGTAGGGAGGAGCAGGCCCAGCCCTAACTTGGATCTAGACCAGAGCCTGCACACCCTTATTTTGGATTTTGCTTCCGCTCGAGCAGGGGGGAGGGTCGTTGCTGTCATCTCGATGTAGTTCGCCCAGCTTGCCGTGCCTTGACAGAGGTGGCTTGCTCTGGGCTAGCGATTACACCCAGATTTGGGGAAGGGGACCTCACTTGTGTTGGCTAGTGGTGCGTTCGGTTGGGCTATTGATGATACCGCTTTGCCGTGCATGGATCTGCGCGCATGCCGATCGGCCGATGACAAGTGGCTCACCAAAGATATTTCAGGACAACAATGTTGGCCACAGAATGAGTTGCAGAgagacctactccctccgttccaaaatagatgactcaactttgtactaactttaatacaaagttgggtcatctattttggaacggagggagtacgtgtgaGGCCAGCTATTTTTATTTGCTTACTTAATTGGTTTGTTGCTGGCTTGTTGCCAATGTGCTATGTAAGCAATGCATGCCAAATTGGATGACACTCGAGGCAAGAGATAATTTGAAAACTTACTAGTAATACCAACTATTTTTATTTAGGATGCTGCAATGTGCCACGTCAGCATCAGTTGCCAAATAGGTTGCTCACATCAGGGAAAAACCCTCCTAGGTTAGTGGAGTGCCGTGCTTTAGGCGTTTTCCTAGCTCGAGTGTGTATTCTAGACAGCCTGGAGTTTATGGGTGAAAGTTGAACTTGAGTAATAATTGAAGGTCAGAAAATGGGCATTTTCCACAAAAGACTTGATTAAAACACAACGATATTCAAGTATCCAGTCTTGAATCTAATTACTTCCGTCCGGAATTGCTtgacgctcaaatggatgtatctagatgtattttagtgctagatacatcctagatacatccatttgagcgtcaagtaattctggacggagggagtactatttgaAGGATATTGGTAGAAAAGTTGCAGAAGTTCGACTGAATGTGTCCCGAAGTGACATTTTTTTGCGTGATCCCAGAGTGACATGTTTTTTAAACTGGGTGAATGTTTGAGTGCAAATTGATAAAACACAGCCATGTGGAAGTATTTTAAAAGATAAGTCTGAATAGCATTTTCACATTCAACATAACATATGTTACTCTGTTGTATATCACTGTCAACATTCTTACAGTTTGACTACACAAattgtaaaaaaaatacacttttttATCTTAACTACAGTACAGCCATTAATATTTATCTTATATTAGATGCCTTTGATTTTGTAACCAGCATTTCTGGGTCGCAATCTCTATGGTGTTTCTTATAGCTGCGACAACCTTCACGCTTCTCAAGTTATCTGGTAAAGTCTGCTGACTCGCCTTCCAATTGTTACATCATATAAGAACGAGTATCTTATTGTCTTGCCAAGCATCTTATTTTTTTTCAATGGTTATAAACTAGCGGGTGTTTTGAGGCAGCTCCTTAGTTCCTCAAGGCCTTTACCATAGAATTAACAAAGAACATATGCCGTTGGTCAATTGTTTTGTGCTTCTGGATTACAGTTGAATCTTGTTTCTATGCACAtggctactactccctccattcctaaatatttgtctttttagagatttcaaatggactaccacatacggatgtatatagacatattttagagtgtagattcactcattttgctccgtatgtagtcacttgttgaaatctctagaaagacaaatatttaggaacggagggagtacaatgctaGTGCTCCATAGTATGGAAGACCTAGGCTTTCTAAggttcttttatttatttactagAGCAGTAGAAGGGTGACTTAGGAGTTATAAGTGAGACAGTCTTGTTTTGAGACTGCCGAGCAGGTTTTGTGCTCTATAGGTAGTTTCTACCTAAAAAGCACCGATACGGCCAGAACTGCCGATTTGCCGTCCTGATACGGGGGGACACGGGGATACGCCCAGATACGGCTGGATACGCGTATCCCGCAGTATCCCATCTTTTtggaattaaaaaaaaagaaataaaatcggGATACGGCCTAGATACGGCGTGGACACGGTGGGGACTCGGCAGCCAGACTCCAGTGACCATGCTGCTGCCCAGTTATCCTCCCGATAGCAACCATGGTCAAGCAGGTAACCTCAATGGCTGCTAGCAAGGAAGGAGATCTTGTAGAGAAAGATGGCAAGGCGGGCCGCCAACAAGGAAGAAGCTCCGGCAGGAAGAAAGATGGGGAGTGTGGTGGCcagcgaggaagaagatgggtgatgGAAGCTGCCGATTTGGCGGCGCTGTCGTTTCCTTTCTTCACTGGCGGCTGGAGAAAGGGAGTACGAGAATGGGAGGTTGGGGTCGGCTGGAGCAGCTGGAGTGCTGGATGGACAGCTACATGGGCTCTAAGTGGACGGACAGCTACATGGGCTGTGAGTGGACTGCTCTCAGTCTTTCATGAATAGAAAGGAGACAATATATATCCAGTACTAAAAAATTCTCATTAGAtcttaattcaaatttatttttctatatactttcatatttatttttctaaatactTATATACCCCGCCGTATCCCCGAATGGCTGTTTTTGGAAAATGCCGTATCCTGTATCCCCGTATGCGTATCCCCGTGCTTCCGTCCCCGTATCCGTGCTTCTTAGGTTTCTACTACCTATATACTTCCTGAACCTGTAGGAGTTACATTCTATCAGATCTCCCAAAGCATTACCTAAGTTAATAATTTTTTGTTGGGCCTCCTTCTAATGCACGATATGATTTATAATATTGGCTTATTACATATGGCAGGTGATGTTGGTGCCTTGGGATGGTGGGATTTATTTATAAATTATGGGTGAGACTGACCTCAATAAAATTCTTATTTAACATCTAGTATGTCTAATAGTCTAACCCATCAACTTGTTTATACAGGATCGCAGAGTGTTTTGCTTTTCTTGTTTGTACAAGATGGTTTAATCCCATGATTCATAGGCCTCCTACTCATGGGGAGGCTAGCTCATCATCATCAGCTATTAGATATCGTGATTGGGAGAGTGGTCTTGTCCTCCCATCACTAGAAGACCATGAACAAGAGAGGATTTGTGGTCTTCCAGACATAGGAGGTCATCTCATGAAAATACCGCTGGTGGTTTTCCAAGTTTTGCTTTGTATGCGGTTGGAGGTACATGCCATTCAAATCATATATTACGTAGGAAATATAGTTGATATTAACGGGTCATATCTACTATTAGATGCTGGGCAGATGAAAAACTGCCAGGGGAAAAACGCTTCCTTTCTTTCGAAAGAACATATTATTTGAATTCTGGAAAACATTGGCAACTTATTCTACTGAATCTGAACAGATCTTTGGAATTTAACTAGGGCGTTTAGTAAAAAGTAATACCCCTTCATTAGCTTCATTAGCTAGAAAACTGATTTGATCCGTAATGATCTTCATGACCTTATTGCTGTTAGCAATTCCCTCTTATGATTAGTAGTTTTATTTTATCTGCTTTTCAGGGTACACCACCTAGCGCTCGCTACATTCCAATATTTGCTCTTTTCTCCCCACTATTTATTCTACAAGGAGCTGGTGTCCTTTTCTCGATAGGAAGATTGGTGGAGAAAGTTGTTTTGCTATTGCGTAATGGACCAGTTAGTCCGAATTACCTTACAGTATCATCAAAAGTCCGTGACTGTTTCGCTTTTCTTCATCACGGGTCAAGGTAAAACTGATAGTTACCATGAGCTATTATTATATCAATTTATTTTCTTATTGGCTTATATTGAGTTAATTGCACGTTGGTACCACAACTGGGGCTAGGATAACAAATTGGTACCCCTTTACGTTTTTTTTTTGCATGTCAGTACCAAGCCTGGGGCAGATTGTAACAAATCGAGCTAAACCTCGTAAACCCATTTTGACAGGGAAACTAACGAGCAGGGCCCGCTTATCAGGGGCTGACATGGCatgttgttttgcagaaaatcccctTGCTGTATATTTAATCACGCCAATGGGCCTGGGGGGCTGGGTCAAAGTTGACTCTGCCGAGTCAAAACTTGACATGTGGGGCCCTGGGAATAACACTAATCTAACCAGAAGAATAACTTTAGCTAATTTACTTGTGGGGCTGCATGTCAGACTCAGGGGTGTGTTTAACAGAGTAATTAGTCCCTAATTAAGTGTGCCATGTCGGCGCGTCGGGGTTTGGTCGCCGACGATCAAAAGCAATGGTGGAGGTGCATCGGGAGGTCATGGTGATGGCGAGCTCGGGCAGCGAAGGTGCTGGTGGCGCACGGGGCGCTCGTACGCGCGCTGGGGACGGGCGAGGCAGCCAGGGTGCTCGTACGCGCGCTCGGGACGGTCAAGGCAGCAGCACGCGACCGAATCATGACCAGGCAACGAGGGTGATGGGACTCGCGGGAGCTGAGGAGGAAAAGAGCTGCGGGCAGCGGGAATGGGCGGATCTGGCTGCGGGGCACCGTATCTGGCCGACGGTGCAAGGATTCCGGCGGACAGTGTCCAGATCGGCGGTGGGGGAGCTCGGGCGTTCGTCGATGGCCTGCACCGGGAGAGACAGGGAGATGAGAGACCGGGagtgaggaggaggagaaggaacaggaggaagggggaGCTGGGCGGCGCTGGGGCGCAGCTGCTGCTGCCGGCGGAGGTGAGCTCTGGCTCGAGCTTGTCGTGATGGAAGGTGTGTGAGGTCAGGGAGAATGGCCTTTTAAAAGCAAATTGGGGCTTTTGCGTGATTAAATATAAAgcaggggggtttctgcaaaatgTTGGCACCCGACAAGTGGGCCCTGCTCGTCAGGTCCCTGTCAAAATGGGCTTATATGAGGTTTAGCTGGATTTGTTAGTCTGCCCAGACTTGGTACTGACACGCAAAAAAACATAAAGTTGTACCAATTCGTTACCCTAGCCCCAATTAAGTCGCTTATATTTGGCGATCC from Triticum aestivum cultivar Chinese Spring chromosome 4A, IWGSC CS RefSeq v2.1, whole genome shotgun sequence harbors:
- the LOC123087140 gene encoding uncharacterized protein; translated protein: MQRRRAQTWAGVGKTAQAAAAHAALFCFTLLLALRVDGRTDSSWWIIFIPLWLFHGVAARGRFSMPAPSLPHGRHWAPCHSVVAAPLLIAFELLLCIYLESLRVKNHPAVDMKIVFLPLLTFEVIILVDNFRMCKALMPGDEESMSDEAIWETLPHFWVAISMVFLIAATTFTLLKLSGDVGALGWWDLFINYGIAECFAFLVCTRWFNPMIHRPPTHGEASSSSSAIRYRDWESGLVLPSLEDHEQERICGLPDIGGHLMKIPLVVFQVLLCMRLEGTPPSARYIPIFALFSPLFILQGAGVLFSIGRLVEKVVLLLRNGPVSPNYLTVSSKVRDCFAFLHHGSRLLGWWSIDEGSKEEQARLFYTESNGYNTFSGYPPEVVKKMPKKDLAEEVWRLQAALGEQSEITKSTQQEYERLQNEKVLCRICYEGEICMVILPCRHRTLCKSCAEKCKRCPICRNPIEERMAVYDV